The proteins below come from a single Natrinema sp. SYSU A 869 genomic window:
- a CDS encoding ABC transporter substrate-binding protein — MGSTRQSDRSRRSFVATGIAAGSAAFAGCISESSGGSENGTGSYTVTMAPMGEVGFDDVPETAFVTFPQYADMAVALGHGDAVETLFAPEMSGTTMNAFYERLEGVSFEWEGLQNPLKDGLSEEQLYALDSDVHFLDPSYVVKTDDNWTASDIADIAETIGPWIGNFHSGVHSEPAPAYADSYEYYTLWELFEKVAAVFQERERYEALADLYAETRSHIESNLPPESERPTVARVTLGDGVFYAYHLNTPGFWQAETRPLGAHDALADVEWSGDWGEVDYETMLEADPDVVLHLWGITPRYAIENVRERLKNDAAGSELTAVQNDRVLASGMRYQGPIMNLFQLEMTAKQLYPEQFGEWPGYASGDPYPEIPADEQLFDRDRVAEIVTDGA, encoded by the coding sequence ATGGGCTCGACACGGCAGTCTGATCGAAGTCGCCGATCGTTCGTCGCGACGGGGATCGCGGCCGGGAGCGCGGCGTTTGCCGGCTGTATCAGCGAGAGCAGCGGTGGCTCGGAGAACGGAACCGGCTCGTATACCGTAACGATGGCCCCGATGGGCGAAGTCGGGTTCGACGACGTCCCCGAGACGGCGTTCGTCACCTTCCCCCAGTACGCGGACATGGCGGTCGCGCTCGGCCACGGTGACGCGGTGGAGACGCTCTTCGCCCCCGAGATGTCCGGGACAACGATGAACGCGTTCTATGAGCGACTCGAGGGCGTCTCCTTCGAGTGGGAGGGCTTACAGAACCCCCTCAAAGACGGGCTCAGTGAGGAGCAGTTGTACGCCCTCGACAGCGACGTCCACTTTCTCGATCCGTCGTACGTGGTAAAGACCGACGACAACTGGACCGCGTCCGATATCGCGGATATTGCCGAGACGATCGGCCCGTGGATCGGGAACTTTCACAGCGGGGTCCACAGCGAGCCGGCACCGGCCTACGCCGACAGCTACGAATACTACACCCTCTGGGAACTCTTCGAAAAAGTGGCGGCCGTCTTTCAGGAACGCGAACGGTACGAGGCGCTCGCCGATCTCTACGCGGAGACACGGTCGCACATCGAGTCAAACCTCCCGCCCGAGAGCGAGCGACCGACTGTCGCCAGAGTCACGCTGGGAGACGGCGTGTTCTATGCGTATCACCTCAACACGCCCGGCTTCTGGCAGGCCGAAACGCGACCGCTCGGCGCTCACGACGCCCTCGCCGACGTCGAGTGGTCGGGCGACTGGGGCGAAGTCGACTACGAAACGATGCTCGAGGCCGACCCGGATGTCGTCCTCCACCTCTGGGGTATCACGCCGCGGTATGCCATCGAGAACGTCCGTGAGCGGTTGAAAAACGACGCTGCCGGCAGCGAACTGACCGCGGTACAGAACGATCGAGTCCTCGCCAGCGGTATGCGGTACCAAGGGCCGATCATGAACCTGTTCCAGCTCGAGATGACGGCCAAACAGCTCTATCCCGAGCAGTTCGGTGAGTGGCCCGGCTACGCGTCGGGCGACCCGTATCCGGAGATTCCGGCCGACGAGCAACTGTTCGATCGCGACCGAGTCGCAGAGATCGTCACCGACGGAGCGTAA